One window from the genome of Diabrotica virgifera virgifera chromosome 6, PGI_DIABVI_V3a encodes:
- the LOC126887109 gene encoding NADH dehydrogenase (ubiquinone) complex I, assembly factor 6 produces MSFRRTSSSLLKLFKNESLFSTYRFSSKTTGEYCLNYVKKYDYENFVCTLLLENSTRASALAVRSFNIEIAQVVENVSQETIGLMRLKFWEETVEKCLSTNYKLVPKHPVAQELFRANSIKKLSKRYLHNLINSRKTTLNILGFKSLEDMEKYTEQSVSNVYYLILESCGVKNIDADHAASHLGKAQGIVQHLRSVPHAARLNFLAIPDDILIKNKVSQEHIRRAKNSKELHECIFEIASRAHQHLMKARSLMEKVPQEGRKVLLPAVPVFIYLERLQKVDYNVFHPSLQHRSWKLLPQLWFTNFRKKY; encoded by the exons ATGTCTTTTCGCCGTACTTCATCTAGtttgttaaaattatttaaaaacgaATCCTTATTTAGCACGTACAGATTTAGTAGTAAGACAACAGGAGAATATTGTTTAAATTATGTGAA aaaatatGACTACGAAAATTTTGTTTGCACTCTGTTGCTTGAAAATTCTACCAGAGCAAGTGCTTTAGCAGTGAGAAGTTTCAATATTGAAATTGCCCAGGTAGTAGAGAATGTCTCACAAGAAACTATTGGTCTTATGAGATTAAAGTTTTGGGAGGAAACTGTGGAAAAATGTTTATCTACAAACTATAAATTAGTACCTAAACATCCTGTAGCACAAGAACTATTTAGG GCAAATAGTATTAAAAAGCTTTCCAAAAGATATCTACATAATTTAATTAACTCAAGAAAGACAACCTTAAACATTTTAGGTTTTAAATCTTTAGAAGATATGGAAAAGTATACAGAACAAAGTGTATCAAATGTCTATTATTTAATTTTGGAATCATGCGGTGTTAAGAATATAGACGCAGATCATGCAGCTTCCCATTTAGGAAAAGCTCAGGGCATTGTACAACATTTAAG AAGTGTACCTCATGCAGCTCGTTTAAACTTCTTGGCGATTCCTGACGACATactcataaaaaataaagtaagtcAAGAGCATATTAGGAGAGCAAAAAATAGCAAAGAATTACATGAATGTATCTTCGAAATTGCTAGTAGAGCACATCAACATCTTATGAAAGCCAGAAGTCTTATGGAGAAAGTACCACAAGAAGGAAGAAAGGTGTTACTGCCTGCTGTTCCTGTTTTTATTTATCTAGAAAGATTACAAAAGGTAGATTATAATGTATTTCATCCATCTCTGCAACATAGATCTTGGAAATTATTACCACAGTTATGGTTTACAAATTTTAGAAAGAAATATTGA
- the LOC126887108 gene encoding angio-associated migratory cell protein, whose protein sequence is MDEDFDEDDFEELILDDDGVIYEEEPVEHMLDDISLQDQNNEEIEEQIIDVSSLTLQKHKKAVFSSALSKDDTLAITGGEDDIAYLWNTETGEVLFEFSGHKDSVTEVHFNFDGQYVTTGDMAGMIQVWSLKEKKLAWCYEGDDLEWLKWHPLTNALFCGCHSGDIYLWQIPQGNCKVLVAQNNSSTTCGVILPNGKQILAGYDDGNVRLWNIKECSVEWSNNQAESVTNLDINQEGTLAISAPESRLMKLSDGKTISILLPDGEKEVEVALFNSTLGIIASGSISGHLCVWELGKQTLRHQAQIECAVTVMKWGNDGKIFIGAADGAVYVCDVKSGSLLETLTGHQSDILSISMFNNSNKILTTSDDGTAKIFTYK, encoded by the coding sequence ATGGACGAAGACTTCGACGAGGACGACTTCGAAGAACTAATATTAGACGATGATGGAGTTATTTACGAAGAGGAACCTGTTGAACATATGTTAGATGATATCAGTCTACAAGATCAAAATAATGAAGAAATTGAGGAACAAATAATTGATGTATCATCCCTCACtctccaaaaacacaaaaaagcCGTTTTTAGTTCAGCTTTGAGCAAAGATGATACGTTAGCCATAACAGGGGGAGAAGATGATATAGCTTATCTCTGGAACACTGAAACTGGTGAAGTACTATTTGAATTTTCAGGCCATAAAGATTCTGTTACTGAAGTTCATTTTAACTTTGATGGTCAATATGTCACTACTGGTGATATGGCGGGTATGATACAAGTATGGAGTTTAAAAGAGAAAAAACTAGCATGGTGTTATGAAGGAGATGATTTGGAGTGGTTGAAGTGGCATCCGTTAACAAATGCTTTATTTTGCGGTTGTCATTCAGGAGATATATATTTATGGCAGATACCACAAGGTAATTGTAAAGTTTTGGTTGCTCAAAATAATTCTTCTACAACATGTGGTGTAATATTACCTAATGGTAAACAGATCCTTGCTGGGTACGATGATGGAAACGTTAGGCTTTGGAACATTAAAGAATGTAGTGTTGAGTGGAGCAATAATCAAGCAGAGTCTGTGACCAATCTAGATATTAATCAGGAGGGAACTTTAGCTATATCTGCACCAGAATCTAGATTAATGAAGCTAAGCGATGGTAAAACAATTTCTATTTTATTACCTGACGGTGAAAAGGAAGTAGAAGTTGCACTATTTAATTCCACTCTGGGGATAATTGCATCAGGATCAATATCTGGACATCTCTGTGTATGGGAACTTGGTAAACAGACTTTACGACATCAAGCTCAGATAGAATGTGCGGTTACAGTGATGAAATGGGGTAATGATGGTAAAATATTTATTGGTGCTGCCGATGGGGCCGTATATGTATGTGATGTAAAATCTGGATCTTTGTTAGAGACTTTAACAGGGCATCAATCAGATATTTTAAGCATATCTATGtttaataatagtaataaaatttTAACTACTTCAGATGATGGTACTgcgaaaatatttacttataaataa